A single genomic interval of Mustela nigripes isolate SB6536 chromosome 7, MUSNIG.SB6536, whole genome shotgun sequence harbors:
- the PTPN1 gene encoding tyrosine-protein phosphatase non-receptor type 1 isoform X2, with amino-acid sequence MEEAQRSYILTQGPLPNTCGHFWEMVWEQKSRGVVMLNRVMEKGSLKCAQYWPQKEEKEMIFEDTNLKLTLISEDIKSYYTVRQLELENLASQETREILHFHYTTWPDFGVPESPASFLNFLFKVRESGSLSTEYGPVVVHCSAGIGRSGTFCLADTCLLLMDKRKDPSSVDIKKVLLEMRKFRMGLIQTADQLRFSYLAVIEGAKFIMGDSSVQEQWKELSHEDLEPPPEHVPPPPRPPKRILEPHNGKCKEFFPNHQWVKDETGEDKEDCSIKEETRTPLNVPCSVESTSPDTEVRRRAVGAGPAQGEPSPPKEKQDPALTPWKPFLVNMCMATVLTAGAYLCYRVCFH; translated from the exons ATGGAAGAAGCCCAAAGGAGTTACATTCTTACCCAG GGCCCTTTGCCTAACACGTGCGGTCACTTTTGGGAGATGGTGTGGGAGCAGAAAAGCAGGGGCGTTGTCATGCTCAACAGAGTAATGGAGAAAGGATCG TTAAAATGTGCTCAGTACTGGccacaaaaagaagagaaagaaatgatctTTGAAGACACAAATTTGAAATTAACCTTGATCTCCGAAGATATTAAGTCCTATTACACAGTACGGCAGCTGGAATTGGAAAACCTTGCA tctCAAGAAACTCGAGAGATCTTACATTTCCACTATACCACATGGCCTGACTTTGGAGTCCCCGAATCACCAGCTTCATTCctgaactttctttttaaagttcgTGAGTCGGGGTCACTGAGCACGGAGTACGGCCCTGTCGTGGTGCACTGCAGTGCTGGCATCGGCAGGTCGGGGACCTTCTGTCTGGCTGACACCTGCCTCTTGCTG ATGGACAAGAGGAAAGACCCTTCTTCTGTCGACATCAAGAAAGTTCTGTTAGAAATGCGGAAGTTTCGGATGGGGCTAATCCAGACAGCAGACCAGCTCCGTTTCTCTTACCTAGCTGTGATCGAAGGTGCCAAATTCATCATGGGAGACTCTTCAGTGCAG GAGCAATGGAAGGAGCTTTCCCATGAGGATCTGGAGCCCCCACCCGAACACGTCCCCCCTCCGCCCCGGCCCCCCAAACGCATCCTGGAGCCACACAATGGGAAGTGCAAGGAATTCTTCCCCAACCACCAGTGGGTAAAGGACGAAACCGGGGAGGATAAAGAAGACTGCTCTATCAAGGAAGAAACCAGAACCCCTCTAAATGTCCCTTGCAGCGTGGAAAG CACCAGTCCAGACACTGAAGTCAGAAGGCGGGCCGTGGGGGCAGGTCCTGCCCAGGGGGAGCCCTCGCCGCCCAAGGAGAAGCAGGACCCGGCGCTCACTCCCTGGAAGCCCTTCCTGGTCAACATGTGCATGGCCACGGTCCTCACGGCCGGCGCGTACCTCTGCTACAGGGTATGTTTTCACTGA